Sequence from the Scomber scombrus chromosome 1, fScoSco1.1, whole genome shotgun sequence genome:
AGATTGCCTCTTGGATTCACTTTAATTTTTGCAACTTTATTCCTAAGCTCAGTCAGGTCGAAACTGACTGCGGTGGTAAAAGACATAAAGGAAAATATGACAAGATAAGTAAATAAGCCACACTGGCAAAGATTATTCAGTGTAAACCCTGTCATCTCAAAGCGGAGTGTCGAACTGTGTTCCAGGGCGCAAATTTCGAAGTGTGTCCTCTTGGTCTTGGATCGCTCAATCGCATCTCGCTTTTATAGGCTTTCCTGACCGGGGTGGGCTCTGTTCATGTTGCGTGTGCTTTTTACTCATCCTCTTGCGTAAATCGAAATAGTCAGTCGACTAATTGGCAGGGTTTCGTTGGACCGCTTCTTCGGCTGTGCGTCTTTTACGCACCACACGATTCCTGTTGAACTCAGGGCAGAATTGAATGTTTGATTTGCGTGAACAGTCCTCTCGAGCAGCCAGTTGTATTAGCAGCAATATAAAATGTAGTGGGGGATTAATAATTACGGCCTGTTTTTCTATTTCTCCCAGTtgtaatataaattattattagaaatatttttttttcattttggggaTGTGATGCGTATGAAGGTACCCTGTACGATTAGCGgtatatttctaaatattataAGTTCATATTAGGttatatcatataatatttgTACTGTACACTACCATGTTTTTGCAATCATCTATGCATGTGACAATAAAACTCTTTAAtctaataaaatattcacaaacTGGCACAAAACACAGAAGCAATTTCTTGCTGTGTGCTGTTGGTGCAGATTGTGAGATCAGATCCATAAATGGCATAGGTGATAACTAATGCCTCTCTATACAGCAACATTTCCTGCCCATGTCCCTCCACTCCCCCTGTCTCTCAGGGCCAGGCCTGGCCCCTTACAATGAGCAACATGACATTTGGCCAGTTGCAGCATGCTGCTGTGATCACCATCAGTCCTCTAAGGACAGGAGAACCTGCTGGTTCTCACTGCTAATTTAGAGCTGATAAGACAGACTGCCTCTTTGTCACTTCAGGGTGCTAAAGTAGCAAGTTTAGCAGAAGAGCTGCTGCAGTATCTTGCTCTTTCTGTAACCTTTGgcattcacacaaacatacttgtGATTTAAGACATTCTGGACGGCTGAATGTCAGTCTAATTAGAAAACAGTCTGACCATCACTCTCACCAAGTTCACAGATTAGATTAACTGATCAGTCATGGTTATTTGCAACactacattttttcttaaaatggtGTGATTAATATTTGCATCTGAGGCTCCAAACAACTGATTTATAAATCAAAAGGGGACtattcattttcagtgtcaCTTGATACTATGGTCTTGTTTGGATTTGCTTTGTTCCCCGGGGCCACACCAAAATGGAAAACACTGAGCGTTAAAAATTCACATCAATTCTATCACTGACACTGTATCACCAACAAAACAAAGTGAACAAAAATCGATGAGAAAATTGATGAGTAGCTTATCAAATGGTCAAGGCCTTTGGTGTCTATCAAAGAGTGCAGCCAGAtggctttttttaaagttggatTTAATGAAACCAGATCCATATTAATTGTATATGCtgatactatactatactatactactgtATGACTAAATGCAGTGGCTGGATAACCACAGCAGAATTCACCTTGATTACAACCCACTAAAGTGTACTCACATCAAGCACAGATGGAAGGCAAATGTTCAAAGCATTTCTGCACTCATGGAAGGCCCTACACACTTTTAATGAGGCTGAACCTGTGTCTCACTCCAAAGTCAGCACAAATACAAGTGACTTATCAAAACACattggaagaaagaaagaaagaaagaaaatctttGATGGTGCCCAAGGCAGGATCGTTTTTTTTAGGTATTACTATTTATCTTACTTGCTTTGGTACATTTCTTGAATATTCTTAACATTTGCAAAACAGTAGATGTACTTGAAACTAGTTGTCCAAACAGCACCATTCATAGGATTACCTAAATCCTATGAATGGTGCCAAAAATCCTTAGTTTATattacaaaagtaaaaaattgcCAATGAACATGTCAGTGCCATCAGAGAGACAAGTCCTTGTGTCATTGTTTACAGACAAGATAGTCAAAATGCTTAGTCATGTATAACAGTGTACAATGTTAAGTATCTTCTGATGTAAAGATCTAAGGTTCTTATGACAGTGACTGAAACTCTGCCAGTGAGGTAGTCCTATATGCTGTAATATAAAGCATAACAGAACATTATAAATGAAACTTTTGAACAATTGAGGACACTGTTTTTCTCCACCATTGTAAGGCCATTGCTGAGAACTTGGTCCACAATTGTGGACCTTATTTCATCAGGAATGTGACTTTCCCCCTAGAGCTATTTTAGACAACTGACTGATCACTGGTTGATCTATCACTTCACACATTCCCCTTTATTAGTAAAATTCAACATTCACCTGAGAGCAATACATCAATTCAGGACACATATACAAAGAAAGTCTAATTGGATGTGTGCAATATATTCTTGACAAATAAAGACTTCTGGTTCTACCATTTTGCATGTAATGACTTATGCAATGTACTAATGCATAGATGTTTTTGGGTAAACAGAGAACCAGTATAATACCTTTTGATAACCTGACAATTGTAGATAATCATTTGCTTGAATGTGCCAGAGCATTTGCAATTTGTTAAAAATTAGAAATTGCTTTTATGATTTTCACAAGTGAGTAAAAGATGTGGAGGTTGAACAACTACTCAAGAGAATTTCAATTCTGATGTGAGAAACTAAAGCGACAGAGCAAtctataaaaatgatttttttaaattaaaaaaacaagcggTATAAAtgatttcttattattattcctcATCAattattttggggaatttttgcTAGTCCTctataaaacaatacatttcacaACATAGTCAGATAACTAACAATgcttaaaatgttcatttaatgcatgtttctctttaaacagcaagtacaaaaaaaacattactctgtcaaaaaggtatttttaaaagatttccAGGAGAGATATTGCTCATCACATGCTAAACCCAAAGCTGGACAGAAGACTAGTCTGCTTTTATGTAAATTAATCATATtctttacattaataaaaacacaatttagccacaataaacattttgagttttacatttttcagatcACTAGTGCTCACTCAccctcaaaaaatgtttttagctCCACACTGCATAGTATCTGCTCTTTACAGTGGCTGAATAGGGGCCAAAAAAATTGAcacaaaaagttaaaataattcatagtgGATGGTAACCagatttcatatttaatatcatttatattttgttgtcACAAAATACTTCACATATCTTTTTCAAAGACAATGATTcaacaggaaataaacaagACTCGTTTTATCTTAAAGAATGTTCAGTCACATTCTGAGGATAACAAATAAAGATAGACTTCAAACTTAATCTAGCCTAGTTAcctcacaaaaatatttttaaagcttgaatttttttcaaatgtaaacacCCTATCCACGTTTCTACAAAATGTTCAAACAAATGGTACAAAAAAGCCAGTTGGGTTTGACAAAGTCTATCTTAAAGGTACATTGTGCAGAATTTAGCGGCATCTAGCAGAACTGACTTAgaagaaatggaatataatattcaaaagTAGTAGAAGTGTCAATTAGTAAAactaagaattgttgtgttttcactaCTTGAGGATGAGccatttatatctacatagggagcaggtgcTCTTCCACggagcccgccatgttgcaccgccatgtttctacagtagctcgagaggacaaaccaaacactggctctaggtagggctttttacagtttttcgCGAGTTTTGCAAACACTGTTGGTTCGCCTTAACACTTGGAAAGGGAGGGGCAGGGGAGGGATACTCAATTACGATTTGCAACCTaaccgctagatgccactaaatcctacacactggtcctttaagtctGTTTTGAAGGCATGACTGAGGTTTCCTGGACGAAGTTTATCCTTTTGAGCCCTGAAGTCTGGGTACCTCACTCCCGATGGACCAACACAAAGAGACCCAGCATGAAGAGAACAGCATACTGCGGAATGAAAACACAGAAGGTTGAACAAATGTGAAAGGTTACACTTCATATATCTGAGCTTAAGAAAGAAGCAAATCTTGTTATTTAAGATGGGCGGCTGGAGTCGGCACACTTACTTTGAACTTGGGGTAATCATTCATGAGAATGGTGACAATTCCAATGTATGGCACAAACCTGGAGATGAAAGGAATATTTACTGTCAAGGaatttcactgaaaacaaagGTCTGTAACttaagtaacatttaaaaaggttttatgACTTTTGCTAGTGTATGGGCTGTAATCACACATTACATAAAGCAAAGGGACataaacaatcaaaacagaaatCCCTTTATGATAAGAAGgtataatgtgttaaaataactaaaatctAGATGAAAATCAGAGGTCACACTCTTTCAGAAATATAATTACATCTATAAGGCAGACAGACATCTGACAGGAACCAAACATAAACTTAAGTGTTCAATGCCCTTGTTTTGACTCGTATACATGTAGGAAAGCACAGCTGAAGAGGATGAATTGCCTAAATCCTACCTGGTTCAACACAAATTAACCACCAGAGATAATGAAACCCTAATCCCGAAATCATAAATAGGGAAGTCAAGTGGTGaaattgctgcttttttaaGATGACCTTGTGAGCCCACTACAGAATAAATGGGGCGGTCTTTTATAGGTGTGTAAGTGTTACTTGTATTGTGTCCAGATGCTCTGCAATACATTGTTTGATTTTGCTAATAAATTTGAATTTTATACACCTCTGCTAGACTTTAACCAACTTTGCTAGGTTGCCGTTCTCTAATTTTGACTTGAAAACACATCTTATTGATACATTGGACTCTATTATGGAGCAAAATAGGTGAAGTTCTCTTTACTAATAAGTGACTGAGATATCTGCACTATTAAACACAGTACTTACCCTCTAGCTCGCCCCACCACATCCTTTTTCTCCAGCCAGTGTTGGCCCTGCTTGTACAGACCTCTGTCATCCACTGCATTGTTGTCCCCTTTGGTCAAGAACTTAATGTCTCCATTTTCCCTGGTAACAAAGGATCAGTGTGACTGTAGAACACAATGTACACCAAGTAATCTTTTTCAATATATCTATGTCTGGACAAGGATTTATAATGAGTGTGTAATATTACACATATCTTAGATAGGTTTTCAATATGACTGGCATTCTCAGGTTTGATGGGACCACAGGCAGTACAATATTCATGCTTTCATACTTTTCATGGATCTTTAGTACTCTGTGTACTATTGGGATCTCTCTGCCCTCTATCCTGAAGACAACAATCTCTCCGACTCTGATGGGATCCTCTACCCGGTTGGTCAGAAACAGCAGGTCTCCTCTGTGGAAAGCTGGCTCCATACTCCCACTGAAATTAATGGCAGATGCACATGATCAATATAAGAATATAATTTAATCTTAATGTTTGCTTTAACAGACAATATTCATAATGTATGGCAGCATTTGTATTTTGGAATCTTtttaaattggaaaaaaaagaaacaaagtcaACTCAATGGCGAATTGTAGGAATTATGTCATGTGTGCAAAGCAACAAAGAGGTATGAACAATTACTTTCAACAAGACGACTCAACATTACTTGATGCACTAGGACACAAAAACTAAAGATGCTAGGACATCCCTGAACATCCCTACCAGGGGTTAAAATGAGAATATTGATCATGGGAAATGTGAAAGGGAAAAACTAAATACAGATTTCAGTCAAGGGAATTACTTCACTAATTAACACTAATTACAAGAATGTACAAGCCACTTCATCTTTTGAACAGCACATTCTAATTTTACTCAGCCTAACAGACAGATCAATAGGTCAACAGTTGATCAACAGCTTGCTTCATGTTTGCCAGTTCACAGCATGCTTGTGTGCAATCGCAACAGGCATGCACGAGAAGAACGATTTCACGTGCAAGCCCATGTGTAAATAATCATAACAGCAAAATAATTTCAACGTCCTaccaaataacaaaaatgtcCCAATAAATCCCTAAAACAGGTATCCATCCTGAGGGTTTGTAACATCATCACAAAGCCAAAAGCAATTCATCTTTTGTATTaatattagattaaaaaaagacaacccACTGTCTTTAGAGTAGTTGTTTATTGTATGCCATATATATTCCCATTCAGATCTCACCCTGCCAGGAGGTTAGTTAAATCAATTCCAACTTGACCTCAGATAAACAGACAAATTCATCTTCCCATGTTTGTGATGTTTCAAAAACTGTCATGTTAGCAAGAAGAAAGCTAATAAAATTCTGTGACTGTACAACTAGAAACTGTGTTCATTAACAAAATGAGTAGAACGACTGCggtttcattttcaatttcagtCTCATAAATTGTAGTCTCTATTAAGTAGATGTTGTGATTTTACCATTTCtttagacttttctttttactgtttatattaCAAGTAGAGTGAAAACTAATAATCAACTGCCTTTGGAGTATGCAGTTGTTTATTGTATGCCATATTCCCATGTAGATCTCATCACCCAATTATTTGGATTAATTCTTCACCCCAAGATGCTTCCAACTGCAAAAGTCAAGCAGAACAAGCATCAAATGCCCAACAAAGAGCTTTACGAGCCTAAGTGTGCCCAACTTACCTGAGAACGACAACAATAGGACTCTCACTGCCTGTGACAACCATCAATCCTTTCCAGATCATCAGCGCAGAGGAAACAATCATACCAAAGTTCAGCACCTGGTAATAGAGCTGAAATAACAATGCATTTGTATTAAAAAACCCTTCAACACATAAATGCTCCTAATACAATAGGCCATTTCAGGTGTCTTATAGCCCAAGAGCAATTTGGATTAAACTCTTGGATTTTTCAAACATATGTTTGAGATGAAATGTAATTCACTGATTCATTTGTCAACACATCCGGCGTTAGATTCAAGCTAACATTACAAATTGTGAGAAAAAATAGCTGGCTACGGTGAAGTCACGGATATTGTTTAAATACGGTTGCCTGATGTCTTTTAGGCGGAAGTATGAAGGCGGTATTGTAAACCATAAATGTCCACAAAACCGTTCACTTTAGAGTTGGCTGACAAGTGACAGACGAGCTGCAACGTTACACAGCGGTCGGCGGCTAGTTCACGTTAGCTCACAGGTCTCTGTCCACACAAAGAGGAGGAATACTACTGTCTGTGTACCCACCTGCCGCTTATTCATGCGACGAACATCGTCGAGGAAATCAAAAGATAACATTGTTGCAAATAATACTGTGTATAAAAAGCACCCCAATCACATGAAAACGTTTAAAGTAGCGAGCATATGGATGCACGGTGAAGCAGTGAAACTTGCATCCAAATCTTCCGGGTGCGCTCAACCGGAAGTCCCGCCCGCCGAGTGAGCGCTGTGTTGAGGTGTCAGTTTAGGATacgagagagaggagggggaggggaggggtacTGCACTGTGCTGACCTCAATGCAGAGACATCcaaaaattattcttttttatcattataaatgtttatataagtctacattttctacttttactttttccttGTCTACATATTACATCCTGTAGCCTATTTCTAACAACAAAATCCCAATTCTTCTGTTTATGTGCATCTTTCGTTTGTTGCCGTTTTTATTTAACACTTGCTTTGACAATGTATTGAAATGAGAAAGAGGAAGTTAGAGAGGgaagtatgtgtgtgggtggtgtgtgtgtgtgtgtgtgtgtgtgtgtgtgtgtgtgtgtgtgtgtgtgtgtgtgtgtgtgtgtgggtgcgggTGGGAACCATACAGTTtaatgacatacagtattgCCAAAGCACTGTATGAATAATGCATGATGACAATTACAATACAAagaaatatatacatgtatatttactgtgtacattttgtacaaaaCTTCAACAGACCcttattgtaaaataaaaaagaataacattagcaaaatattgattattgattgttgTGCATGTGcaattatacatacatataatacaaatataaaacaaatagaaaTATCTGAGGCTTGATCAACAGGTCAACAGGTCAGTCTGATTCCCTCATGTTGTGGCAGGCAAAGACAAAGTGTCTTATGAGAACGCAACACTCTTTTATTTCCCCCAAAAcaaatttttgtttttgttttcttagttaataaaatgtgtatatttattattgaattTTGGGAGGCACTGTTCTTGGACAGATGCATGTATCTATGGCCAGGCTGTGAGCACTTTGTTATGtaacatgtttctgtgtttgacaTCAGCCACTCTGGTCAGGTAGGTGGCTACAGTGTATTGTCTTTTTAGGGTCAgataacaaaacattttacttaGTAGTAGTTTTATTTTGGTTGTGTTATAATTGGTTGACTCTGATAGTTCTGGTATCTGATATAATTTATTAGGATGTTTTCATGTcagttattttttatctttagtgGTGCATATTCCAAAGAAAACCTAAATGGAATCAGCACAAAACAGTTGACAGTTGACACATAACGATGCTGGTACTTTCAAGGCCCCTAGGACGCATTGGGAAGTGCCTACTTGGTGCAGTTGGTAATCCAACCTTTATGCATGTAAGATGGGAACGAAACACAAATGATGGCGCAACGTTGTTCAGAAGGTTTGGATATAAAggttagagttagagttagagaaACTTTATTAATTCCCCCAGTGGGGAACTCATTTGCCACCAAACAGCTCATACATACTACATATGAACAATACAATTggataaataaacagataaaatacATTAGAAACATAATCTACAGAAATGGATCAGAGTAACAACAAAAAGTGTTCATTGAAAAATCTGACTGCTGCTTGGACAAAAGACCTTCTGAAACGTTCAGTAGAACACTGAGGTACAACAAGTCGCTCACTGAAAGTGCTTTTAAAGCTGTTAAAGACATAATGTAATGGATGGCCTTCAAGGAGTAAAACTGTTTTAGTTTGGTACAATTCATAGCTGTGGGAAATAACTCGTATGAACTTTGAAGTTAAGGTTCATAAGTTTAAGCTTTggcaaaaacattcacaatccaAGTAGAAAAGACCTTCTCTCTAATCATAAGCCATATGAAGTAAGGTGTATTAACATTGATGTAAGCCAACTATTATGACTCCTATCATAAAGCAAACAAccacatcataaaaataatcacTATGAATTAATAATCTAAGACACATTAATTGCTGCCTTTACAGGCAGGTAAACTCTGGTctgcaaacaaaaatgttgattgACAAGTGCGAAGCTTTCATCAACACTTATTACTAACTACCGTATGTTATCGTAGACCTCACCTAATTTCCTACAGGAAGTGTACTTGACTGAGCAAGTGATATTAATAATTTGTGACCACACACCTGAAACCCACAAGTTATTTGAAGTTGTTGACTCAGGCAGTGGGGATTATTAACAACACCCGTATGACACCTGCTTGAACCATCATTAAAAAGTCAGGGTTTATGTTTATGCATTTATATGACGCACGCTTATCTTTTCCCCCCCAATTATTTAAAACTTAATTCTCACAACATGACTGCAtcgaatgtgtgtttttctgaattatttttcatgttgcCCTGatgtaacgtgtgtgtgtgtgtgtttctatgatACTGTTTGGTTTTCTTGTGATACAGTGTCAGCAGGGACACATGTGCACCAATGATGTAAGGTCTATTGTGTTTTGGAAATTTACCCTATTATAAAATGCAACATCAAAACTACTTTTCCTTAGTAAGGTTACATTATATTTCTCCactgcagaaaaataaacaaatataggTCAGTAATGTTTGCTGAGTATTGCA
This genomic interval carries:
- the sec11a gene encoding signal peptidase complex catalytic subunit SEC11A, translated to MLSFDFLDDVRRMNKRQLYYQVLNFGMIVSSALMIWKGLMVVTGSESPIVVVLSGSMEPAFHRGDLLFLTNRVEDPIRVGEIVVFRIEGREIPIVHRVLKIHEKENGDIKFLTKGDNNAVDDRGLYKQGQHWLEKKDVVGRARGFVPYIGIVTILMNDYPKFKYAVLFMLGLFVLVHRE